In the genome of Luteitalea pratensis, the window GAGAACCGCCGGTTGGCATCGGCGGCCGAGACTTCGGCATCCATGGCCGACAATATCGTGATTTCCACTACATCGCACAATGGAAGGCGTCCGCGACGGCCGGCTGGGGCAGCGGAGATGGCCGGCTGGGACAGCCGGCCCTACCTAAAGCCGAGCGCGATAAGATCGCGGCCCTGGTGAGGGCGAATCCCGAGCACCGAGTTCCCGACTCCCGACTCCCGACTCCCGTTCCTGACGGATGCCCCTGATGACCTACGACGTGATCATCACCGGTGGGGGCCTTGCCGGCCTCTGCCTCGCTCGCCAGCTGCGTCAGGAACACCCGGACATCAGAGTCCTCGTCGCCGAGAAGAAGAAACATCCGGTGCCGGAAGCCGCCCACAAGGTCGGCGAGTCCAGCGTGGAGATCGGCGCGCACTATTTCTCGAAGATTCTCGGCCTCGAGACGCACCTGGTCGAGCGCCAGCTGTACAAGCTCGGCCTGCGGTACTTCTTCACCGACGGCGACAACCGTGACGTCACCGGGCGCATCGAACTCGGACCGAAGACGTTCCCCGGGATTCCGTCGTTCCAGCTGGACCGCGGCCGACTCGAGAACTTCCTGCTCGAGGAGGGTCGCAAAGCCGGCATCGAGGTGCTCGACGGCTGCAAGGTGACGTCAATCCAGTTCGGCGACCCGCACCACCGCGTCGAGATCACGATCGATGGCCAGATGCACGCGTTCAAGGGCCGCTGGGTGGTCGACGGCAGTGGCCGCGCCGGGCTGCTCCGCCGCAAGCTCGGTCTTTCGCGGCCGGCCTCGCACAACGCCAACGCCGTGTGGTTCCGCATGAGTCGTCGCCTGAAGATCGACGAGTGGTCGGGCAAGGACGCGTGGCAGTCGTGGATGCCGGCGCAGGAACGGTGGATGAGCACCGTGCACCTGATGGGCAAGGGGTACTGGACGTGGCTCATCCCGCTGGCCTCCGACAGCCATAGCATCGGCATCGTGGTTGACGAAGCGCTGCATCCCTACCAGACACTGAATCGCTTCGACAAGGCGATGGGCTGGCTGCACGCGTTCGAGCCGCAGTGTGCGGAGATGCTCGAGGCGCACCGCGGCGATCTCGACGACTTCCTCGGCTTGCAGCACTTCTCGCATTCGTGCGCGCAGATGTACTCGGCGGATCGCTGGGCGTTGATTGGCGAGGCGGGCGTCTTCACCGACCCCTTCTACTCGCCCGGCTCGGACTTCATCGCCATCGGCAACGACATCGCCGCCGAGCTGATCGGCCGCGATCGCCGGGGCGAGGACATCACGCACCACGCCGCGTTCTTCAGCCACATGTACCTGCTGCTGTTCCAGGCGTTCATGAAGCTGTACGACGGGCAGTATCCGATCATGGGCAACGCCCAGGTGATGACCGTCAAGGTCGCGTGGGACAACGCCTGCTACTGGGCGATTTCGGCGCTGCTCTATTTCCGTCGCAAGTACCGCGACATGGTGTACATGCAGCAACTCGAAGGCCTGCTCACGCGCTTCTTCTTCCTGCACGCGCGCATGCAGACTCGCTTGAAGCAGTGGAGCGAAACGGATCAGGCCAGCTACGGCTACCAGCAGATGTCGCTGCTCGACATGCCCTACCTGCACCGCCTTCAGGGTCAGCTCTGCGACGGCATCGACGACGCCACGCTCACCGCACGGCTGCACGAGAACGTCGCGGAGCTGGAGCGGTATGCCGAGGTCATCGTGCAGATGATCGCTGGCAAGACCATCGATCGCCACGCCGGCGGCTTCGAGAACGGCGCGGTGTTCCAGCTGCAAAGGGTGTCGGTCGCGGTGTAGGCTCCGCCGGGGTTGTGGCTTCGCCTCGATCCGCGGCTTCGGTGGGAATGCCGGAATGCCGCGAATGCCGGAATGTCGAAAGCCCTCGGTTTTTCAAGTCCGGATTGTAGGAGTCGACCTTCAGGTCGACTCGTGAGTCGGCGGTGCTCAGGAGCAGGGCGCTCCCGACAGAGCGGTGCGGCCGTGGAGGCGCCTGCCAGGCGCGGCAAGTCCGCGAGCGACGCACGCAAGGCCGCCGCAGACGTCTCGGCCTGTTGTTGCAGGCGCTGGGTCTCCTGCTGTCGTGCCAGGGCCGCATCCTGCTGGATCAGGAGCCACTCCAGCCACCCGAGCGCGCCCGCGGACACGATCGCGACGGCGACCAGAGCCAGCAGCAACTGGCGATGTGGGTGGAGCCAATCACGGAACCGCATCTGCGGCCGAGCGTATCTCGTTCGTGTCACCCGAGCATGCGGGTAGTGTCACGTGAATGTCAGAGACGGTTTGGTAGGGACGCCTCTCCGAGGCGTCCATCACCTCGATGTCACCATCCCCAGACACTCCCCAGTGTGAGGAGATGGACCGCTCGGAGAGGACATGGACCGCTCGGAGAGCGGTCCCTACCTGGCGTGAGTACAATGAGTGCGCTACGGAGGCAACTGAACGATGGGGATTTTCGACTTCATCAAGGGACAACTGCTCGAGGTCATCGAGTGGACCGACGACTCGCGCGACACGATTTCGTTCCGGTACCCGGACGATGACAAGGCGATAAAGAACGGCGCGCAGCTGATCGTTCGCGAATCGCAGGTGGCGCAGTTTGTCTACCTTGGCGAGTTCGGCGACACGTTCGGCCCGGGCAAGCACTCGCTGGTCACCGAGAACATCCCCGTCCTGACGAAGCTGAAGTCGTGGAAGTACGGCTTCGAGTCGCCCTTCAAGGTCGACATCTACTTCGTCAACACGCGGCTGTTCACGGGCAACAAGTGGGGTACGAGCAACCCCATCATGCTCCGCGACAAGGACTTCGGTATCGTCCGCGCGCGCGCCTTCGGCACCTACGACTTCAAGGTCACCGATCCGAAGCTGTTCCTGAAGGAAGTGGCCGGGTCGGACCACAACTTCCGGCTCGACGAGTTCGCCGACACGATGCGCTCCCGCATCGTCAGCATCTTCAGCGACGCCCTGGCCACGTCGGCCGTGCCGGTGCTCGACGTGGCGACGCGCTACGGCGAACTGGGCGAGGCGCTGTTGCCGCTGATCAACCCGCTGACGTCGGCCAAGTACGGCATCGAGATCGCGTCGTTCATCGTCGAGAACGTGTCGGTGCCGCCGGAGGTCGAGGAGGCGATCGACAAGCGTTCGAGCATGGCCGCCATCGGCAACCTCAACGACTTTGTCAAGTATCAGATGGCCAAGGGCTTCGAGAGCGGTGGCGGTGCCGGGGCCGCAGGCATGGCGTCCGAACTCGCGGTGGGCTTCGGCATCGCCCAGCAGATGATGCAGCAGGGCCTGGCTGGCGGAGCGCCGCCGACGCCGCCGGTGGCCGGCGGTCCCGCGGCCGTCCCGGGTGCCGCTCCTGCGGCAGCGGTGCCGACGGTCGACCTGCTCGGTGTCGCCGACGTCGCGAAGGTGCTCGGCGTCTCCGATGCCGACGTGATGGCGGTGATCGAGGCCGGCGAGTTGAAGGCCAAGAAGATCGGCACCACGTACCGCATCACGAAGGCCGCGCTCGACTCGTACCTGGCCAACTGATTCACTTCGTCGGTAGGGCCCGCTCTCCGAGCGGGCCATCGCCTCGCCGAACATGAGGTGATGGACGCCTCGGAGAGGCGTCCCTACCATCTCACCGTGTCGACGCCTACTCCACCAGTCCCGCAGGACATCACCGCCCTCGAGAAGCATCTCTGCATCGCCTGCGGCGCGCAGGCGGAGTGGAATGCCGAGCGACAGCGGCTCGTGTGCCCGTTCTGCGGCACCGAGGCGCAGTACTCCTTCAAGGAAGGGACCGGCCCCATCGAGGAACTCGACCTCGAACGGGCCTTGCGCGAGACCGACGACACCCAGCGCGGCTGGCAGGCCGAGACAAAGAGCGTGCAGTGCCGCAGTTGCAAGGCGGTGATGGTCTACGAGGCGGCACGCGTTGGACAGAACTGCGAGTTCTGCGGGTCGCCGGCGCTGGTCGATTATGCCGCCACCAAGGCGCCCGTCACGCCCTCGAGCCTGCTGCCGTTCCGGACCAGTGAGGCGCAGGTGCGTGACACGGTGCGCCAATGGTTCGCAAGCAAGTGGCTCGCACCCAATGCCTTCAAGCGCAAGGCCCTTGTCGATACGCTGCACGGCCTCTACATCCCCTACTGGACGTTCGACGCACGCGTGCACTGCCCGTGGCGGGCCGAGGCCGGGCACTACTACTACGAGAAACAGGGGAACAACCGGGTACGGCGCGTGCGGTGGTCGCCGGCGTCAGGGGTGATCGATCACTTCTTCGACGACCTGCTCATTCCCGGCACCCGGGGCATCGACCACGGCCTGCTCGCGCAGGTCGAGCCGTTCCCGACGCAGGACCTGCTGTCCTACGACACGGCCTATCTCTCGGGCCACGTCGTCGAGCAGTACCAGGTGATCCTCGTGGACGCCGCCGAGCAGGGACTGGTGCGCATGCAGGCGGAGGTCCGCCAGATGTGCATCGAAGCGATCCCTGGCGACACGTATCAGAACCTCCAGATGTCGCCGGCGTGGAGCGGCCGGACGTTCAAGCACGTGCTGGTGCCGGTGTACGTGATGGCCTACATGTACGGGCGCCGGTCCTACCAGGTAGTCGTCAACGCCTCGAACGGGCGCATGGGCGGCACGTACCCGATCAGCTGGGTGAAGGTGGCGCTGATCATTCTCGCCATCCTCATCGTCCTCGCCATCGTCAACAGGTAGGGACCGCTCTCCGAGCGGTCCATGTCCTCGACCCTCAGCCTGCGTCCGGACAGATGGACGCCTCGGAGATGAACGCTTCGGAGATGGACGCCTCGGAGATGGACGCTTCGGAGATGGACGCCTCGGAGATGGACGCCTCGGAGATGGACGCCTCGGAGATGGACGCCTCGGAGATGGACGCCTCGGAGATGGACGCTTCGGAGATGGACGCCTCGGAGATGGACGCCTCGGAGATGGACGCCTCGGAGATGGACGCCTCGGAGATGGACGCCTCGGAGATGGACGCCTCGGAGATGGACGCCTCGGAGATGGACGCCTCGGAGATGGACGCCTCGGAGAGGCGTCCCTACCTACTTCTCCAACTCCGCGGTCAGCACCGCGCCATTCATTGCCGGCAGTGTCGCGGAGATCTTCGCGACCTGGCGTGAGTCGGCGGCCACCCACAGCGTGGTGACCCCGCCGTCGGCACCCTTGACCTCGACCTTCCAGGCGTCGAAGGTACCGGCCGGCACCGTGACCGACTCGCGTCCCACCACCGCGAGCTGTTTGACTTCGACCTTCTGCGAGCGGAGGTCGAGGTTGCGGAACGACGTGGTGTAGCCCTGGGCGAGCGGCAGGTGCGCAATCACCGCGTGCGAACCGGGGCCGTCGGCGAACACCGGGCCGTCGAGTGCGACGTTCACCGGCCGGGACTGGCCGTTCATGGCCAACGTGCCCGTGATCGCCTTGTCCGAGAAGTCCAGCGCGATGTCGGCCGGCCCCTGCTTGACCGTGCGCTTCTTGATGAGCAGCGTGCCCTTCTCGATGACGGCCGAATCGGTGGCGGCGCCCATCGGCGTGTCGGCGGTCTCGGTGAACACCCATGTGCCGTTCTCCTCGCGGGCCTCCTGCGCGATCTTCATCGCCATGCTCTGGCCACCCATCGCGATCGACGCCGAGTAGGTCGCCTTCATCGGTGCGAGATCCGCCGCGGGCTTCGGCGCTCCCGCGGCAGCGGTCGCGGCCGCTGTCAGCGTTACGGTCTTCGGATCCACCGTGATCTCCTTCAACCGCGTCGCGACGTCGGCCGGCATCTCCTCCTGGAACCGCCCGCCAAGGTGCCTGGCAAGGAACTTCTCGGTGCTGGCGATCATCGCCATGTTGTTGACCGGCCGCGCGAAGCCATGGCCCTCGTCCGGCGCGACGAGGTATTCCACCGGGAAGCCGCGGTCGCGCAGCGCAATGACGATCTGGTCCGATTCGGCGCGCTTCACTCGTGGATCGTTCTGGCCCTGCACCACCATCAGTGGCGTGTGGATCCTGTCGGCCGAGTTGAGCGGCGACTGCTTCATCAACCGTGCCTTGTCATCGGCCTTGCCCGGATCGCCCATGCGCACGTTGAACACCGTGCGGATCGATTCCCAGTACGGCGGGATCGAATCGAGCAGCGTCAGCAGATTGGACGGCGCGACGATGGCGACGCCAGCCGAGTAGAGGTCGGGAGTGAAGGCAACACCCGCGAGCGTGGCGTAGCCACCGTAGGAGCCACCCATGATGCCGACGCGCTTCGGATCCACCGTGCCCTGCGCCACGAGGTGCTTCACGCCCCAGGTGATGTCGTCCTGCATGGTCTCGCCCCACTTGCCGTTGCCGAGATTCAGGAACTTCTTCCCGTAGCCGGTGGAGGCGCGGAAGTTGGGCTGGAGCACGGCGTAGCCGCGATTGGCGAGGAACTGCGCGAAGGTGTCGTAGCCCCAGGTGTCGCGCCCCCATGGCCCGCCGTGCGGCACGACCATGAGCGGCAGGGCCTTCGCGGGTATCCCTCGGGGCAGCGTGAGATACGCGGGAATCTGCAGGCCATCCGAGGACGGGTACGTGAGCGTCGTCATCGGCGCGAGCTGATCGCGCGGCAATGTCTCGCGCACCTTGTACTGCGGCGTGACCTTCCTGGTGGCGCGGTCGTACACGAAGACCTCACCTGGGTCGGTGTCGCTCGCCACGACGACAATCCAGCGCTGCTCGTCGGCGGTCGACGACTGGAAGTTGACGTCCTTGCCCGGGAAGCGCTTCTCGATGAAGTCGAAGTCGGCCTTGAACGACGGTTCCTTCACGTACCAGCGGACGCGCTCGTCCTCGTACTGCGTTGCCAGAAGATCGCCGGTCTTGTCGGAGAAGACCGCGTTACCGAGATCGACGCGCCTCTTGGGATCGCTCTCGACGAGTGTCGTCTTGCTCGACGATGGGTCGAACAGGACGAGGCCGATCAGGTCGACGTCGCCCTTGTTGGTGATCAGGTAGGCCTGCGTGGCGTCCTTGTGGAAGCGGATCGGCTGACAGGTCTCGAACACGTTGCACTCGTAGACCTTGACGAGGGCGTCCTTGTCGACGCGGAGGATCTCGGTACTGCCGTTGTCGGTGGTGCGCGCCCCGAGGCGCAGCTGGCCCGCCTCGTCGAACACCCAGCCGGCGACCTTGTCCTTGTTCTCGCGCACGAGCGTGCGCTCGCCGGTGGAGATCTTGACCTTGTACAGGTCGTGCCAGGCCTTGTCGCGCTCGTTGATGCCGACGTACATGACGTCGGGATCGCTCTTGGGGACCGAGTAGATCAATGCCCGCACGCCCTTGGCATCGGTCAGGTTGCGCGCGACCGGCACCGGCTGACCCGCGGCAGGCGCGGCCTTCGGATCCACGGCGTAGACGTTGAAGTTCTCGTCGCCGCCCTGGTCCTGCGAATACAGGACGTACCTGCTGTCGCGGCTCCAGAAGTAGTTGGCGATCGGCCGCTTCTGGTCGTTGGTGATCGCCCTGGCGTTGGCGAACGGCTCGTCGGCCTTCTTGACCCAGATGTTGCGGGTGCCGTTGAACGGCTTGATGAACGACAGGTACTGGCCGTCGGGCGAGAGCTGCGACCCGGAGATTTCGGGATCGCCGAAGAACAGCGCCCGATCGATGAGCGGCGGCTGGCCGGCCGGCTGCGCCAACGCCATCCCGCTCATGACCGCCACCGCGACGCCACTCCAGAGGAGGAACGAGAGAGTTCGCTGCATTGCATCCACCTCATTGATGAAGCGTACAGGCTACGCCATTGGCGTCCGGACGTCGAACGCTCCGCCCGTCGACCTGAAGGTCGACGGCTCAACACCGACCACACGGCGTGTAGGCGTCGAGCTTGCTCGACGCTTCCCTGACCGCCGACCAAGATCGGCGGCTACACATCCTCTGACGAACGCCGAACGTCGAAGGATTCCGGACACTGGTAGGGACGGCTCTCCGAGCCGTCCATCTCCGAGGCGCGCGGAGGCGCGGGGTCGACGCCTCGGAGAGGCATCCCTACCCTCACCCAAGGCGACGTTGGTCAAACGTGCTTCAGGACCAGCGCCGAATCGTTGCCGCCGAATGCGAGTGACGTGGAGACGGCGCACGGGACCCGGACCTCGCGCGGGGAGTTCGCCACGAGATCGACCGGGCACTCCGGATCGGTCGTGTCGTGATGAATCGTTGGCGGAATGCAGCCGCGGTCGATGGTCAGGGCAAGCGCCGCGGCTTCCATGGCGCCTGCCGCCCCGAGGCAGTGCCCGAGCATCGCCTTGAGCGACGTGACCGGGAGCACGTTTGCGCGGTCGCCGAAGACGACGCGCACACCGCGTGCTTCTGCCTTGTCGTTCTGCGGCGTCGCCGTGCCGTGCGCGTTCACGTGCGTCACCTCCCCGGCGTTCACACGCGCATCGTCGAGGGCGGCGCGGATCGTGGATGCAATGGCCTGGCCTTCGGGCTCCGGCGTCGTCGGATGGTACGCCTCGCAGGTGAAGCTGTAGCCCGCCAGTTCCGCGTAGATGTGCGCGCCCCGCCGGGTCGCGCGTTCCCAGCCCTCGAGCACGAGGATGGCCGCGCCTTCGCCGATGTTCATCCCTTGCCGGCCTGCGTCGAACGGACGGCACGGCTGCGGGTCCATCAGGCGCAGGGCATTGAACCCGGCAAACGTCAGCCGCGACAGCGCGTCGGTGCCCCCCGCCAGCGCCGCGTCGAGGCGGCCGCGACGAATCGCGTCCACCGCCTGCCCGATGGCGATCGTGCTCGACGAGCACGCGGCCATCAGGCACGACCGCAGTCCCTCCAGCCCGAAATGCGCGGCGACGACGTCGACCGGCGTGCTCGAGAAGTGATGGTGTATCCAGGTCGGCCGGGCGCGGTCGATGCCTTCGCGCCGCATCGTGAAGAAGAACGACTCATTGCGCATCAGGTCGCCGGTCCCGGCACCGAGCAGCACGCCGACGCGTGCGCGATCGATGCCGCTGTCGAGCAGTCCGGCGTCCTCGATCGCCTCCTCCGCCGCGACCACACCCATCATGTCGCTGCGCGACCATCGCCGCCGCTGGTACGGCGTGAACCGCGCCTGCACGTCGGAGAGATCGACCTCGGCCGCGATGCGGCTGCGGTAGCCGTCCGTTTCGAACAACGTCACCGGGCCGATGCCGCACTGTCCCGCCAGCATGTGTTCCCACACGGCTTCGCGCTGCGTGCCGAGCGCGCAGACCATGCCGATGCCGGTGATGGCAATCCGCTTCTGGTCAGACATCCACTCGCAGGATTGCAGATATTGGCCGAGGACGGTAGCGGCAGTGATCCCGATCCGTCGACCTGAAGGTCGACGGCTACAGTCGTCGGCGAAGCCGTCGGACACTACCTCGGGGCGCAGTCGCCGGGTGAACGGGGCAGACTGGAGGCATTCTCCCGCGGCAGGCCGACTGTAGGCGTCGAGCTTCAGCTCGACGCGCGGATGTCGAGCGACGCCGCAAGTCGAGCATTTGTCAAACGTCGAGCGTTCGGCGTTAGGCGTTCTTCAGTTGAGGGGTTTCAACAACATGATCTGGACCGTCGTCGAGCCCAGCCCATCGTATCGGCCCGGCAGGAAGCTGTGGCCGACCTCGCCGCGCAGGAACGCAACGCGGCCCGGAATGCGTAGGTTGAAAGCCACGCCAACCCCCGTCAATGGCTCCCAGGGCACGTCGACGAGACCGGGGACCCCATGTGCGCGGACCCGCCCCCACGCCTGATCCACAAACAGGTCCGTGCGGTACTGGTCGAGGAGGTTGAACGAGTACTGGGCGCGCGCCATCGCCAATTCGCCGTAGCGCACACCGGCCGAGGGTACGCCGTGGATCTTCGTGTCGTCGAACAGGCCGAACTGGTACTGGCTGAAGCGATCGAGCCGGTCGCCGCCGAACCACGCGCCGTTGACGATGACCTTGCTGAACGGACCGAGGTAGAACACCTTCGTGGCCGAGCCCTGGTACTTCACGTAGGACGCCGGGGTCTGCACTAGCGCGTCCGGCTCGCCCCACGGCCGCCACGACATGCGGCCCGACCAGGTGCCGTTGGCTGTCAGCGCGTACCCGCCACGCCGGTATTCGTACAGCAGCCCGAATCCGTTGGTCACCGTACTCGTCGGGGTGACGTAGCCCGCACTGGTCGTCGAGTCGCGCACGTAGCCATCGAAGCGGCACAGGTACTGTCCCGACACGCGCTGGTAGGTCGACGCCTGCCAGCCGAGATTCAGGCCAGTCGACATCGGCCACGTCAGGAGACTCTGCTCCTCGCGTTCGCCACCCGGTCCGAACACGCGATCGGTGGACGGCGGCGCGATCGCGAAGAAGTCGACTGACGCGTCGATGCGGCCGGCAATCGCCTTCGGCCGCTGGATGTTGCCTGCCGCCAGCACGCCGGCAAACAGCACGGCCACCTGCGTATCGGAACGGCCCATGAACTTGAAGTTCAGGTAGTTGATGCCGCCGATCGGCAACGGGAATTCGAAGCCGGGATCGATCGTCACGCCCAGCGCGAGTGCCTTGGCGCGCGTGGTGGCGATGTCGCTCACGACACGCTGGTCGCCTTCCTTGATGAAGTAGCGCACGCCCACGTTCGTGTCGCGGTACATGGTCTTCTCGCCGCCCCGCGCCTCCTGGCGCTGTCCGGCAAAGTCGCCCGGCGCGACCTCGTAGTCGGTGAAGGTGATACGCCGCTCGACGAGCAGGTTGCGGCCAGCGATGAGGAACAGTTGCTGGTTGTAGATGCGCGACGGCAGCCAGACCTCCTCACCAGCGGCCGTGCGCACGGGCGAGAAGTCCTGCGTCTCGTCGTTGGAAATCACCGGTGCCGACAACCCCGTCTGCGCGGCGTGCTGGCGCAGGCGCGCGAACGTCTCGCGATCGATCCACACCGTGCCCCGATACAGCGACTCGGTGCGCACCTGCGGCTCGAACGCGATGATCCATGCGTTGCGCCCGTTCACCGTGCCGGTGCCCTGCAGGCGATAGCGGTAGCGGGCGTCGAGCTCGATGGCCAGCGGAGGCGTCAGCACTTTTTCCGCTTGCAGCAGCGGGAACGGCGGTCGCGGCTCGCCAAAGTGCGCGCCATTGACGCTGAAATCGCGCTCTTCCCACTCGGTGCCCTCGACGCGATCGACGAAGAAGCGGTTCTCGGTGATCACGTCGAAGCCGGGATCGGTGACCGACGGCCTGAAATACTGCTGGATGCGGCCGTTCATCACGTAGCGGGGCGACCGCTCGCGCTCGGCAGCCTGGCGCGCCTGGTGACGGGCAAGGATCTCCTCGGCCGACAGCGCCGTCTCGGCGGTGACGTCCTCGCGCTGGATGAACCCGGCCTCGGCGCCGCGATTGAAGTCCACCAGCCACGGTCCAGGCCCAGGCAGCACCACCGTCGCCTCCGTCCGCTGCGCCGCAGCGTCTCGACGCATGCGCAGCGCCGGACGGTCTCGTCCTGTCAGGGGATCACGTACGACGACGGCGCCGGCCGACGGGACCACGAGCGACACATCGAGGCGATCCTCGCGCGTGGCATCGCCGTCGATCACCAGCAGCGTGCCCAGCGTGTCGAGGTTGTACAGCACTCGCCAGCGGCGCGCCGCGGTCACCTCGGCACCATCGGCGTGCACCGAGAGCGCGCCCTCCGCAACGGTGACTGCCACGACGTCGCCTGCATGGACGTCGCGCAACCGGGCTGCCACGGGAAGCACGTCGCGCACGGCTGTGGCAGACAGCCGATACCCGCGGGTGGTGACCGGGAGGCCGAGGCCTTCGACGGCGTCGGCCAGGAACGTTCGCGCCGCACCGGCATCAGGCACCACCGCGTCCAGCGTCACCAGTGACGCGCCGGGATCGTGATCGGCGACCCAGGCTGCCGCTGGCAACGGGTCCGCTCCGGGAGCGATGACGTAGCCGTCGATCGACGGCGCGACGTCCGCAGTGACGACCGCATCGCGCCGATCGCCAGCGGCGGCGCCGCCTCCCAGCACGATAGGGACCGTGGCGGAGCGGGCGCGAATCTGCGCCGCCGCCACCTTGATCAGGAACGCCGTGCGTCTTGGGTCGAGACCGTCGGCCTGCAGTTCCACGGCCGCGATCGTCGGCACGGCAGCGACGATGGCGCGAACGCGATCGGGCCACGTGGCGGGATCAATCGATGCGGTGTCGGTGCCGGCAAGGGTCAGCCAGACCGGCCAGCCGGCCGTGGCAGCGACGCGTGCGGCGACCTCGCCTGGATCGGTGGCATCGATCACGAGCCGGGTAGCTCCTGGCAGTTCCCGGGGCTTCGTGGGTACGACACCGCCGTCGATATCGAAGACGAGGCGCGGCAGTCTCGGCGGCTCACCCTGGCCCGCCGCCGTCGCAGCGAGGCAGACGACGGCCAGCAGCGGCGCGCCAATCAGGCGCGCAGCCATGCCTCGGCGTCCGGAAGCTCGCACAGGGGACCAAATTGCGCGCCTGCCAGGACCTCGCGCAAACGCATGCGGAAGCCCGACAGCCGGTAGTAGTGGGAGAACGCGAGGGACGCCGGCAGGCGGATGGACGGCGGCGCCGGATCGATCTCCCATGGATGCACTGTAAGGACGGCCGGGTCGCCCTGACGGTTGTTCGCGGCAATGGCGGCGATGACCGTCGCGGGTTCGGCCTTGCGCAGGCCCCATCCCCAACCGAGCGGCACGGCGTGCCCGGCGAGGTGTCCCACGAGCGGCGGCACTTCGAGCAGTGCTCCGGCCACGGTAGCAATCGGATGCGGCCGACGTGGATACGACGGCGACCCGACACGCGCCAC includes:
- a CDS encoding NAD(P)/FAD-dependent oxidoreductase; translation: MTYDVIITGGGLAGLCLARQLRQEHPDIRVLVAEKKKHPVPEAAHKVGESSVEIGAHYFSKILGLETHLVERQLYKLGLRYFFTDGDNRDVTGRIELGPKTFPGIPSFQLDRGRLENFLLEEGRKAGIEVLDGCKVTSIQFGDPHHRVEITIDGQMHAFKGRWVVDGSGRAGLLRRKLGLSRPASHNANAVWFRMSRRLKIDEWSGKDAWQSWMPAQERWMSTVHLMGKGYWTWLIPLASDSHSIGIVVDEALHPYQTLNRFDKAMGWLHAFEPQCAEMLEAHRGDLDDFLGLQHFSHSCAQMYSADRWALIGEAGVFTDPFYSPGSDFIAIGNDIAAELIGRDRRGEDITHHAAFFSHMYLLLFQAFMKLYDGQYPIMGNAQVMTVKVAWDNACYWAISALLYFRRKYRDMVYMQQLEGLLTRFFFLHARMQTRLKQWSETDQASYGYQQMSLLDMPYLHRLQGQLCDGIDDATLTARLHENVAELERYAEVIVQMIAGKTIDRHAGGFENGAVFQLQRVSVAV
- a CDS encoding SPFH and helix-turn-helix domain-containing protein, whose translation is MGIFDFIKGQLLEVIEWTDDSRDTISFRYPDDDKAIKNGAQLIVRESQVAQFVYLGEFGDTFGPGKHSLVTENIPVLTKLKSWKYGFESPFKVDIYFVNTRLFTGNKWGTSNPIMLRDKDFGIVRARAFGTYDFKVTDPKLFLKEVAGSDHNFRLDEFADTMRSRIVSIFSDALATSAVPVLDVATRYGELGEALLPLINPLTSAKYGIEIASFIVENVSVPPEVEEAIDKRSSMAAIGNLNDFVKYQMAKGFESGGGAGAAGMASELAVGFGIAQQMMQQGLAGGAPPTPPVAGGPAAVPGAAPAAAVPTVDLLGVADVAKVLGVSDADVMAVIEAGELKAKKIGTTYRITKAALDSYLAN
- a CDS encoding zinc ribbon domain-containing protein codes for the protein MSTPTPPVPQDITALEKHLCIACGAQAEWNAERQRLVCPFCGTEAQYSFKEGTGPIEELDLERALRETDDTQRGWQAETKSVQCRSCKAVMVYEAARVGQNCEFCGSPALVDYAATKAPVTPSSLLPFRTSEAQVRDTVRQWFASKWLAPNAFKRKALVDTLHGLYIPYWTFDARVHCPWRAEAGHYYYEKQGNNRVRRVRWSPASGVIDHFFDDLLIPGTRGIDHGLLAQVEPFPTQDLLSYDTAYLSGHVVEQYQVILVDAAEQGLVRMQAEVRQMCIEAIPGDTYQNLQMSPAWSGRTFKHVLVPVYVMAYMYGRRSYQVVVNASNGRMGGTYPISWVKVALIILAILIVLAIVNR
- a CDS encoding prolyl oligopeptidase family serine peptidase, which encodes MQRTLSFLLWSGVAVAVMSGMALAQPAGQPPLIDRALFFGDPEISGSQLSPDGQYLSFIKPFNGTRNIWVKKADEPFANARAITNDQKRPIANYFWSRDSRYVLYSQDQGGDENFNVYAVDPKAAPAAGQPVPVARNLTDAKGVRALIYSVPKSDPDVMYVGINERDKAWHDLYKVKISTGERTLVRENKDKVAGWVFDEAGQLRLGARTTDNGSTEILRVDKDALVKVYECNVFETCQPIRFHKDATQAYLITNKGDVDLIGLVLFDPSSSKTTLVESDPKRRVDLGNAVFSDKTGDLLATQYEDERVRWYVKEPSFKADFDFIEKRFPGKDVNFQSSTADEQRWIVVVASDTDPGEVFVYDRATRKVTPQYKVRETLPRDQLAPMTTLTYPSSDGLQIPAYLTLPRGIPAKALPLMVVPHGGPWGRDTWGYDTFAQFLANRGYAVLQPNFRASTGYGKKFLNLGNGKWGETMQDDITWGVKHLVAQGTVDPKRVGIMGGSYGGYATLAGVAFTPDLYSAGVAIVAPSNLLTLLDSIPPYWESIRTVFNVRMGDPGKADDKARLMKQSPLNSADRIHTPLMVVQGQNDPRVKRAESDQIVIALRDRGFPVEYLVAPDEGHGFARPVNNMAMIASTEKFLARHLGGRFQEEMPADVATRLKEITVDPKTVTLTAAATAAAGAPKPAADLAPMKATYSASIAMGGQSMAMKIAQEAREENGTWVFTETADTPMGAATDSAVIEKGTLLIKKRTVKQGPADIALDFSDKAITGTLAMNGQSRPVNVALDGPVFADGPGSHAVIAHLPLAQGYTTSFRNLDLRSQKVEVKQLAVVGRESVTVPAGTFDAWKVEVKGADGGVTTLWVAADSRQVAKISATLPAMNGAVLTAELEK
- a CDS encoding beta-ketoacyl-[acyl-carrier-protein] synthase family protein; translation: MSDQKRIAITGIGMVCALGTQREAVWEHMLAGQCGIGPVTLFETDGYRSRIAAEVDLSDVQARFTPYQRRRWSRSDMMGVVAAEEAIEDAGLLDSGIDRARVGVLLGAGTGDLMRNESFFFTMRREGIDRARPTWIHHHFSSTPVDVVAAHFGLEGLRSCLMAACSSSTIAIGQAVDAIRRGRLDAALAGGTDALSRLTFAGFNALRLMDPQPCRPFDAGRQGMNIGEGAAILVLEGWERATRRGAHIYAELAGYSFTCEAYHPTTPEPEGQAIASTIRAALDDARVNAGEVTHVNAHGTATPQNDKAEARGVRVVFGDRANVLPVTSLKAMLGHCLGAAGAMEAAALALTIDRGCIPPTIHHDTTDPECPVDLVANSPREVRVPCAVSTSLAFGGNDSALVLKHV